A stretch of the uncultured Trichococcus sp. genome encodes the following:
- a CDS encoding DUF3427 domain-containing protein: MAAFDVQQVQPKKMLFLVHRGIILEKAMESFARVVNVPKNKMGLLTGNKKSYDADYLFATIQTMKNEFHSYRPDEFEYIVVDEAHHATSPSYQKVLDHFNPKFLLGMTATPERSDNGNVFDLFDNNLAVDIRLRQALEENLLVPFHYYGIADQTEIDLSDEHLTPDQIAEKLNVVSRVDFIIERMNFYGHDGPKRKALGFCITKKHAEFMAAEFNKRGIPSAYLTGEDSEEERMRQIQLLESDTDTLNVIFTVDIFNEGIDIPSVNTVLMLRPTESAIVFTQQLGRGLRKAEQKEFLTVLDFIGNYSKSFLIAIALYGSRSVTKKEITHAVRKGFRNIPGPTNIRMDEIAKDQILEQLENENFYALKYLIEDYQTFKGALAGKVPYRLQDYLTLEGAPDPVLFFSKSVKTTKSDNYIAFLQKVEKDNTLVQKLASNKSFMRIYTKLQSYLPLKRPHEFAILELCFDQERFTKEEAILQVNRYVDGDQTDDTAHALETFNLNYADKNEINGIKIVKNVEGNLYAFNKELLTCLEDEEAGPFLSDAIHYGLMRYKNEFGHKNLGYPFLQLYSEYSQREVGMMTNFRNTHSSFRGSTLQNEIGGAHYFLFIDLHKESDIDENINYKDKFISQKQFQWESPNNTKVNSDRGRDLTQNEANGKTIHLFVRKYKTVNNVTQRYMYIGPANAISHQNEKPIEIQYLLENKMPIDLYQEFEPEKAVF; the protein is encoded by the coding sequence ATGGCGGCTTTTGATGTGCAGCAGGTACAACCTAAGAAGATGCTCTTTTTAGTTCATCGGGGCATTATTTTGGAAAAGGCGATGGAATCGTTTGCGAGAGTTGTAAATGTGCCTAAGAATAAAATGGGACTTTTGACTGGAAACAAGAAGAGTTATGATGCTGATTATTTGTTTGCAACGATTCAAACAATGAAAAACGAATTTCATAGTTATCGTCCGGATGAGTTTGAGTATATTGTTGTGGATGAGGCACATCATGCCACAAGTCCTTCCTATCAAAAAGTATTAGATCATTTCAACCCGAAGTTTCTTTTAGGGATGACCGCTACTCCGGAACGCTCGGACAATGGCAATGTATTTGATCTTTTTGATAACAACTTGGCTGTTGATATTCGCCTGCGCCAAGCATTGGAAGAGAATTTACTCGTTCCTTTCCATTACTATGGTATTGCTGACCAAACCGAAATTGATTTAAGCGATGAGCATTTAACACCAGACCAAATTGCTGAAAAATTAAATGTTGTTAGTCGCGTTGATTTCATCATAGAGAGAATGAACTTCTATGGTCATGATGGTCCTAAACGAAAAGCACTCGGTTTCTGTATCACAAAGAAACATGCTGAATTCATGGCGGCTGAGTTTAACAAACGCGGCATTCCAAGTGCATACTTGACTGGAGAAGACTCAGAAGAAGAGCGGATGCGTCAAATCCAACTGCTTGAGAGCGACACGGATACGTTAAATGTCATCTTTACAGTTGATATTTTTAACGAAGGTATTGATATTCCGAGTGTGAATACCGTTTTGATGCTGCGCCCAACTGAATCAGCGATTGTATTTACCCAACAACTGGGTCGTGGCTTGCGTAAAGCGGAGCAAAAAGAATTTCTAACCGTCCTAGATTTTATTGGGAACTACAGCAAGTCATTTTTGATTGCCATAGCGCTTTATGGCTCACGTTCGGTGACGAAGAAAGAAATCACCCATGCCGTTCGTAAAGGCTTCAGAAATATTCCGGGTCCAACTAATATTCGGATGGACGAAATTGCGAAGGATCAAATTCTAGAACAATTAGAAAATGAAAACTTCTATGCTCTAAAGTATTTAATTGAAGATTACCAAACTTTTAAAGGCGCCTTGGCAGGGAAAGTTCCGTACCGTCTTCAAGATTATTTGACGTTAGAAGGTGCGCCGGATCCGGTGTTGTTCTTTAGTAAATCTGTTAAGACTACCAAATCAGATAACTACATTGCATTTTTACAAAAGGTAGAAAAGGATAACACATTGGTTCAAAAATTAGCTTCTAATAAGAGCTTCATGAGGATTTATACTAAGCTACAGAGTTATTTACCTTTGAAACGTCCACATGAGTTTGCTATTTTAGAACTGTGTTTTGATCAAGAACGATTTACTAAAGAAGAAGCCATCCTACAAGTAAATCGCTATGTAGATGGCGATCAAACAGATGATACGGCGCATGCGTTAGAGACCTTTAACCTTAATTACGCGGATAAGAATGAAATTAATGGCATTAAGATTGTTAAAAACGTTGAAGGTAATCTTTATGCTTTTAACAAAGAATTACTCACTTGTTTAGAAGATGAAGAAGCAGGTCCGTTTCTTAGTGATGCTATCCATTACGGTTTGATGCGTTACAAAAATGAGTTCGGTCATAAGAACTTGGGATATCCATTCTTGCAACTCTACAGTGAGTATTCGCAACGAGAAGTCGGGATGATGACGAACTTTCGTAATACCCATTCGTCCTTTAGGGGAAGTACTTTGCAAAATGAAATAGGCGGCGCTCATTACTTCCTATTTATCGATTTGCATAAAGAATCCGACATCGATGAAAATATCAACTACAAGGATAAATTTATTTCGCAAAAACAATTCCAATGGGAGAGTCCTAATAATACTAAAGTGAATTCTGACCGTGGCAGGGACTTAACTCAAAATGAAGCAAATGGAAAAACCATTCACCTATTTGTGCGTAAGTATAAAACGGTGAATAATGTGACACAACGATACATGTATATTGGTCCTGCTAATGCAATTTCACATCAAAACGAGAAACCAATTGAAATTCAGTATCTATTGGAAAACAAAATGCCAATTGATCTGTATCAAGAATTTGAACCTGAGAAAGCTGTTTTTTAA